In Lineus longissimus chromosome 7, tnLinLong1.2, whole genome shotgun sequence, a genomic segment contains:
- the LOC135490600 gene encoding early endosome antigen 1-like isoform X2, with protein sequence MFKKLLNRGAQPTSPQTPPARPPGQTPSQEEQQGFICPMCHMSLESADALQAHFKNHDSDTDQLEKGFICPMCMSSLSSAEALQNHYERNHDPSITSANRDGDVLALRQELDDLRTSLKEEKWYSTELKKEFEKMKDEKGSDEAGKGDADQEIDLLKQQLKASEESRSLLSSEIMLLRKQYAELMESNSTMKQDKDRLEQKAAQLSLDIVSSKAKADEAEGQKAGIEEHVMSYRQELADKSKQINDLETQLAQRPSVDDVNVLKEELVQVQTLMDKLAQEKEAEVAQLKEQNTTVGTELREAERLVVELQAKVDLAPKLDDMKNLQDSLSASSEQLVQQLEQKQQSILSLTEDLNKTKFNLDQLTAELRSSQEDGENLKSELESKGLELNGVSAELVDQTLTCKELQEELNKVQGQLQQRETSLSSLEKSLGESKQSAQSELYEREQQFTALKLELDTMGNTLKTKEAALSESSKGVQDLQESLNKKSTKNAELKAQLREVRGQLEDEVRKVQARDGKIKEMEELVSQTKDSVQHLEEERVDLIGKIEAGAGVETAISQLNQEKETLQNKIVNLQQTLVTKTSESEKDLNNMHQQLQQIKAEVQGSQDQCSQLDGLVKEKEEKLAETLQKCSDLEAELRIKSELLLATEAAKTSQRADLENHLKTAQHTIDEKHHEITKLKQQLDEVSNDHASKKEECKSLENELKEQKKKLNVLEQKSTHLETNISEKDNVISKLNQSKADLEKQLEEKGKQLTESTSRMQSLETMANGITVKLQESKTQYDKLEKDLHQRIEALSITEKTKRDVEGQLKSVEVTLKEREMNIQNLKSSIDKMQASHASEVNAVHEELSQLQDSSRETHEKLEDQIASLQAEKSKLALEKSSLQTSLDDGSSDFIEKESKLQQEKSELRTNIENLKKQLAEKDTSLEQLSKELKKEKSTLEEKLRVESLMSMKLGELETLKHDLNEKVVGLEKDLATAVTTYQSKLEVSVKKEKELEQMLEQKEGRQVDMQKKIEVLEREVAKSCNQCLNYEEQLVRLQENFRDTTERCNQLEKNLKNSNHTTTELQDKLATTELDLKNSMDNEIALNLSLEQMSEIKKSLDGKLIDLDASLASMRRDKNSLEEEKVILEDKIVELKRQESNNQDVILSLNKDLDSSKSNLEKVAWDKEKELSSQNDAKQLLINQKLELQNLIKGLQIQSDKLRRDLDESKEVANHVQTMLREANSKLQDELAAESSLKTSLQNELDEMRARMNMQISALNENLGTIRSDLNSANQILKQKDQQIDETSGQRLELEAKLDNNNDERRVLLERCLSSETECEKLREKTAEMRRRLDDSQAALQELGRENQSLQIQSSKTTNRKWLDDKDTANCLACDKAFSVTVRRHHCRNCGHIYCNECSSRMAPIASSKKPVRVCDSCFIELGQHRSNSITLSTKS encoded by the exons ATGTTCAAAAAGCTCCTAAATCGCGGGGCTCAG CCCACTTCACCCCAGACGCCTCCTGCCAGACCACCGGGGCAGACTCCCAGTCAGGAGGAACAACAG GGGTTCATATGTCCGATGTGTCATATGTCCCTCGAGTCTGCAGACGCCCTTCAGGCTCACTTCAAAAATCATGACTCGGACACTGACCAACTGGAGAAG GGTTTCATCTGTCCTATGTGCATGTCATCGTTGTCTTCTGCTGAAGCGTTACAGAATCATTACGAGAGAAATCACGACCCGTCGATCACGTCAGCCAATCGGGACGGAGATGTGTTGGCCCTACGCCAAGAGCTGGACGATCTTCGAACATCACTGAAG GAAGAGAAGTGGTACTCCACCGAGTTGAAGAAGGAATTTGAGAAAATGAAAGACGAGAAGGGATCTGATGAAGCAGGGAAAGGTGACGCTGACCAGGAGATAGACCTGTTGAAGCAGCAGCTGAAGGCATCAGAGGAGAGCAGGTCGCTGCTCTCCTCAGAGATTATGCTCCTCAGAAAACAG TATGCGGAACTGATGGAGTCCAACTCGACCATGAAACAAGACAAGGACAGGCTCGAACAGAAAGCCGCCCAGTTGTCGTTAGATATTGTATCGTCGAAAGCCAAGGCGGATGAAGCGGAGGGTCAAAAGGCAGGAATTGAGGAACATGTCATGAGCTATCGGCAGGAGTTGGCGGACAAGTCTAAACAGATTAATGATTTGGAGACGCAGTTAGCTCAGAG GCCGTCAGTCGACGATGTCAACGTCCTGAAAGAAGAACTTGTTCAAGTTCAGACGTTGATGGACAAACTAGCACAAGAGAAAGAAGCAGAGGTCGCCCAACTCAAGGAACAGAATACGACTGTTGGCACCGAGCTACGCGAAGCCGAGAGACTTGTCGTGGAACTCCAGGCCAAGGTGGATCTTGCGCCCAAGCTTGACGATATGAAAAACCTGCAGGACTCACTCTCGGCGAGCTCTGAACAACTTGTACAACAACTCGAGCAGAAGCAGCAAAGTATATTGTCGCTGACTGAGGATCTGAATAAG ACCAAATTCAACTTGGATCAACTCACAGCAGAGTTGAGGTCCTCTCAGGAAGACGGCGAGAATCTGAAATCGGAGCTGGAGTCAAAAGGTCTCGAGCTTAACGGAGTGAGCGCGGAGTTGGTGGATCAGACCTTGACGTGTAAGGAGCTACAGGAGGAGCTTAATAAG gttcAGGGGCAGCTACAACAGAGAGAGACATCTTTGAGCAGCTTGGAGAAGAGTCTAGGAGAATCTAAACAATCGGCTCAGTCGGAGCTTTACGAGAGAGAGCAGCAGTTCACAGCGTTAAAACTAGAGCTCGATACT ATGGGCAATACTCTTAAAACCAAAGAGGCAGCACTGTCTGAGAGCAGCAAGGGGGTTCAGGACTTACAGGAGAGTCTGAACAAAAAGTCAACCAAGAATGCTGAGCTGAAGGCACAGTTGAGagaggtcagaggtcaactTGAGGACGAGGTCAGAAAGGTTCAGGCAAG GGATGGAAAAATCAAAGAGATGGAAGAACTGGTTAGCCAGACGAAGGATTCTGTGCAACACCTTGAGGAGGAGCGCGTCGACCTGATTGGAAAGATTGAAGCGGGTGCAGGGGTGGAGACAGCCATCAGTCAACTCAATCAAGAAAAG GAAACACTTCAAAACAAGATAGTAAATTTACAGCAGACGTTGGTCACCAAAACGTCAGAATCGGAAAAAGACTTGAATAACATGCATCAGCAACTTCAGCAAATCAAAGCGGAGGTTCAAGGATCCCAGGATCAGTGTTCACAACTGGATGGCCTTGTGAAAGAGAAGGAGGAAAAGCTGGCGGAAACTTTGCAGAAATGTAGTGATTTGGAGGCGGAATTGAGAATAAAG AGCGAACTCCTACTCGCCACCGAGGCAGCCAAAACCAGCCAAAGGGCCGACCTGGAGAACCATCTAAAGACGGCTCAACATACCATCGATGAGAAACACCACGAGATTACCAAACTGAAGCAACAACTGGACGAG GTTTCCAATGACCATGCGTCAAAGAAGGAGGAATGTAAAAGTTtagaaaatgaattgaaagaacaGAAAAAGAAATTAAACGTTCTTGAGCAGAAATCGACACACCTTGAAACGAACATTTCAGAAAAGGATAACGTTATTTCTAAACTCAACCAGTCCAAGGCGGACTTGGAAAAACAATTGGAGGAGAAGGGAAAACAGTTAACCGAAAGTACGAGTCGGATGCAATCACTGGAAACGATGGCTAACGGTATCACTGTCAAGCTGCAGGAGTCCAAGACACAGTATGATAAGTTGGAGAAGGATCTTCATCAAAGG ATTGAGGCCTTGTCGATTACTGAGAAGACAAAGCGAGATGTAGAAGGGCAGCTGAAGAGTGTCGAGGTGACCTTGAAGGAGAGGGAGATGAATATTCAGAACCTCAAGTCGAGTATTGACAAG ATGCAGGCGAGCCATGCATCAGAGGTGAACGCCGTTCATGAGGAGCTCAGTCAACTCCAGGACAGCAGCAGAGAGACACATGAAAAATTAGAGGACCAG attgcATCTCTCCAAGCAGAGAAGAGTAAACTAGCTCTGGAAAAGTCATCACTTCAGACTAGCCTTGATGATGGTAGCAGCGATTTCATTGAAAAGGAAAGCAAACTTCAACAAGAAAAG TCCGAACTGCgaacaaatattgaaaatcttAAGAAACAACTCGCAGAGAAGGACACAAGTCTCGAGCAGCTTAGCAAAGAGTTAAAGAAGGAAAAATCGACATTGGAGGAGAAACTCCGCGTTGAATCGTTGATGAGTATGAAGCTTGGTGAACTTGAGACGTTGAAGCATGATCTGAATGAGAAAGTGGTCGGTTTGGAGAAAGATTTGGCGACGGCTGTGACTACTTACCAATCCAAG CTTGAAGTCAGTGTGAAGAAGGAAAAGGAACTAGAGCAAATGCTTGAACAGAAAGAAGGCCGCCAGGTCGACATGCAGAAAAAGATCGAG GTGCTAGAACGGGAGGTGGCCAAGTCATGCAATCAGTGCCTCAACTATGAAGAGCAACTGGTCCGTCTGCAGGAAAACTTCAGG GACACTACCGAAAGATGCAATCAGCTcgaaaaaaatttgaagaattccAACCACACGACGACGGAGCTACAGGACAAACTTGCCACAACGGAGTTAGACTTGAAAAATTCCATGGACAATGAAATCGCCTTGAATCTGTCTCTTGAACAAATGAGTGAG ATCAAGAAGAGTTTGGATGGAAAGTTGATCGATCTTGATGCTTCATTGGCATCCATGAGACGGGATAAGAACTCACTTGAGGAGGAAAAG GTTATCCTTGAAGACAAGATAGTTGAGCTAAAACGTCAGGAATCAAACAACCAAGATGTCATCTTGAGTCTTAATAAGGACCTGGATTCGTCGAAGTCAAATCTAGAGAAAGTTGCCTGGGACAAAGAAAAG GAATTATCTAGTCAAAATGATGCCAAGCAGCTGCTGATAAATCAAAAGTTGGAACTGCAGAATTTGATCAAGGGGCTTCAGATACAATCTGATAAG CTTCGGCGAGACTTGGATGAATCTAAAGAAGTTGCTAACCATGTTCAGACCATGCTCCGGGAGGCGAACTCAAAGTTACAAGATGAGCTG GCAGCAGAGTCCAGCCTGAAAACTTCCCTTCAGAACGAACTCGACGAGATGCGAGCTAGAATGAACATGCAGATATCCGCCCTGAATGAAAACCTCGGCACGATCCGTTCGGATCTAAACAGTGCTAATCAAATCCTCAAACAGAAAGATCAACAGATTGATGAAACTTCAGGCCAACGGTTGG AACTGGAAGCCAAACTAGACAACAACAACGACGAGAGGCGCGTTTTATTAGAACGGTGCTTGTCAAGTGAAACGGAATGTGAAAAGTTACGTGAGAAGACAGCCGAGATGAGACGGAGACTGGACGATTCGCAGGCAGCCCTGCAAGAACTTGGGCGGGAAAACCAGTCATTGCAGATACAGTCGTCAAAAACAACAAATCGCAAGTGGCTTGATGATAAAGACACTGCAAACTGCCTTGCCTGTGATAAAGCTTTCTCTGTGACCGTCAGAAGG CATCATTGCCGTAATTGTGGCCACATCTACTGCAATGAGTGCTCATCAAGAATGGCGCCTATCGCATCCTCCAAGAAACCCGTCCGCGTCTGCGATTCCTGCTTCATAGAACTCGGCCAGCACAGATCAAACTCAATCACTCTGTCCACAAAGTCATAG
- the LOC135490600 gene encoding early endosome antigen 1-like isoform X4, translated as MFKKLLNRGAQPTSPQTPPARPPGQTPSQEEQQGFICPMCMSSLSSAEALQNHYERNHDPSITSANRDGDVLALRQELDDLRTSLKDANMALEEEKWYSTELKKEFEKMKDEKGSDEAGKGDADQEIDLLKQQLKASEESRSLLSSEIMLLRKQYAELMESNSTMKQDKDRLEQKAAQLSLDIVSSKAKADEAEGQKAGIEEHVMSYRQELADKSKQINDLETQLAQRPSVDDVNVLKEELVQVQTLMDKLAQEKEAEVAQLKEQNTTVGTELREAERLVVELQAKVDLAPKLDDMKNLQDSLSASSEQLVQQLEQKQQSILSLTEDLNKTKFNLDQLTAELRSSQEDGENLKSELESKGLELNGVSAELVDQTLTCKELQEELNKVQGQLQQRETSLSSLEKSLGESKQSAQSELYEREQQFTALKLELDTMGNTLKTKEAALSESSKGVQDLQESLNKKSTKNAELKAQLREVRGQLEDEVRKVQARDGKIKEMEELVSQTKDSVQHLEEERVDLIGKIEAGAGVETAISQLNQEKETLQNKIVNLQQTLVTKTSESEKDLNNMHQQLQQIKAEVQGSQDQCSQLDGLVKEKEEKLAETLQKCSDLEAELRIKSELLLATEAAKTSQRADLENHLKTAQHTIDEKHHEITKLKQQLDEVSNDHASKKEECKSLENELKEQKKKLNVLEQKSTHLETNISEKDNVISKLNQSKADLEKQLEEKGKQLTESTSRMQSLETMANGITVKLQESKTQYDKLEKDLHQRIEALSITEKTKRDVEGQLKSVEVTLKEREMNIQNLKSSIDKMQASHASEVNAVHEELSQLQDSSRETHEKLEDQIASLQAEKSKLALEKSSLQTSLDDGSSDFIEKESKLQQEKSELRTNIENLKKQLAEKDTSLEQLSKELKKEKSTLEEKLRVESLMSMKLGELETLKHDLNEKVVGLEKDLATAVTTYQSKLEVSVKKEKELEQMLEQKEGRQVDMQKKIEVLEREVAKSCNQCLNYEEQLVRLQENFRDTTERCNQLEKNLKNSNHTTTELQDKLATTELDLKNSMDNEIALNLSLEQMSEIKKSLDGKLIDLDASLASMRRDKNSLEEEKVILEDKIVELKRQESNNQDVILSLNKDLDSSKSNLEKVAWDKEKELSSQNDAKQLLINQKLELQNLIKGLQIQSDKLRRDLDESKEVANHVQTMLREANSKLQDELAAESSLKTSLQNELDEMRARMNMQISALNENLGTIRSDLNSANQILKQKDQQIDETSGQRLELEAKLDNNNDERRVLLERCLSSETECEKLREKTAEMRRRLDDSQAALQELGRENQSLQIQSSKTTNRKWLDDKDTANCLACDKAFSVTVRRHHCRNCGHIYCNECSSRMAPIASSKKPVRVCDSCFIELGQHRSNSITLSTKS; from the exons ATGTTCAAAAAGCTCCTAAATCGCGGGGCTCAG CCCACTTCACCCCAGACGCCTCCTGCCAGACCACCGGGGCAGACTCCCAGTCAGGAGGAACAACAG GGTTTCATCTGTCCTATGTGCATGTCATCGTTGTCTTCTGCTGAAGCGTTACAGAATCATTACGAGAGAAATCACGACCCGTCGATCACGTCAGCCAATCGGGACGGAGATGTGTTGGCCCTACGCCAAGAGCTGGACGATCTTCGAACATCACTGAAG GACGCTAATATGGCTTTGGAG GAAGAGAAGTGGTACTCCACCGAGTTGAAGAAGGAATTTGAGAAAATGAAAGACGAGAAGGGATCTGATGAAGCAGGGAAAGGTGACGCTGACCAGGAGATAGACCTGTTGAAGCAGCAGCTGAAGGCATCAGAGGAGAGCAGGTCGCTGCTCTCCTCAGAGATTATGCTCCTCAGAAAACAG TATGCGGAACTGATGGAGTCCAACTCGACCATGAAACAAGACAAGGACAGGCTCGAACAGAAAGCCGCCCAGTTGTCGTTAGATATTGTATCGTCGAAAGCCAAGGCGGATGAAGCGGAGGGTCAAAAGGCAGGAATTGAGGAACATGTCATGAGCTATCGGCAGGAGTTGGCGGACAAGTCTAAACAGATTAATGATTTGGAGACGCAGTTAGCTCAGAG GCCGTCAGTCGACGATGTCAACGTCCTGAAAGAAGAACTTGTTCAAGTTCAGACGTTGATGGACAAACTAGCACAAGAGAAAGAAGCAGAGGTCGCCCAACTCAAGGAACAGAATACGACTGTTGGCACCGAGCTACGCGAAGCCGAGAGACTTGTCGTGGAACTCCAGGCCAAGGTGGATCTTGCGCCCAAGCTTGACGATATGAAAAACCTGCAGGACTCACTCTCGGCGAGCTCTGAACAACTTGTACAACAACTCGAGCAGAAGCAGCAAAGTATATTGTCGCTGACTGAGGATCTGAATAAG ACCAAATTCAACTTGGATCAACTCACAGCAGAGTTGAGGTCCTCTCAGGAAGACGGCGAGAATCTGAAATCGGAGCTGGAGTCAAAAGGTCTCGAGCTTAACGGAGTGAGCGCGGAGTTGGTGGATCAGACCTTGACGTGTAAGGAGCTACAGGAGGAGCTTAATAAG gttcAGGGGCAGCTACAACAGAGAGAGACATCTTTGAGCAGCTTGGAGAAGAGTCTAGGAGAATCTAAACAATCGGCTCAGTCGGAGCTTTACGAGAGAGAGCAGCAGTTCACAGCGTTAAAACTAGAGCTCGATACT ATGGGCAATACTCTTAAAACCAAAGAGGCAGCACTGTCTGAGAGCAGCAAGGGGGTTCAGGACTTACAGGAGAGTCTGAACAAAAAGTCAACCAAGAATGCTGAGCTGAAGGCACAGTTGAGagaggtcagaggtcaactTGAGGACGAGGTCAGAAAGGTTCAGGCAAG GGATGGAAAAATCAAAGAGATGGAAGAACTGGTTAGCCAGACGAAGGATTCTGTGCAACACCTTGAGGAGGAGCGCGTCGACCTGATTGGAAAGATTGAAGCGGGTGCAGGGGTGGAGACAGCCATCAGTCAACTCAATCAAGAAAAG GAAACACTTCAAAACAAGATAGTAAATTTACAGCAGACGTTGGTCACCAAAACGTCAGAATCGGAAAAAGACTTGAATAACATGCATCAGCAACTTCAGCAAATCAAAGCGGAGGTTCAAGGATCCCAGGATCAGTGTTCACAACTGGATGGCCTTGTGAAAGAGAAGGAGGAAAAGCTGGCGGAAACTTTGCAGAAATGTAGTGATTTGGAGGCGGAATTGAGAATAAAG AGCGAACTCCTACTCGCCACCGAGGCAGCCAAAACCAGCCAAAGGGCCGACCTGGAGAACCATCTAAAGACGGCTCAACATACCATCGATGAGAAACACCACGAGATTACCAAACTGAAGCAACAACTGGACGAG GTTTCCAATGACCATGCGTCAAAGAAGGAGGAATGTAAAAGTTtagaaaatgaattgaaagaacaGAAAAAGAAATTAAACGTTCTTGAGCAGAAATCGACACACCTTGAAACGAACATTTCAGAAAAGGATAACGTTATTTCTAAACTCAACCAGTCCAAGGCGGACTTGGAAAAACAATTGGAGGAGAAGGGAAAACAGTTAACCGAAAGTACGAGTCGGATGCAATCACTGGAAACGATGGCTAACGGTATCACTGTCAAGCTGCAGGAGTCCAAGACACAGTATGATAAGTTGGAGAAGGATCTTCATCAAAGG ATTGAGGCCTTGTCGATTACTGAGAAGACAAAGCGAGATGTAGAAGGGCAGCTGAAGAGTGTCGAGGTGACCTTGAAGGAGAGGGAGATGAATATTCAGAACCTCAAGTCGAGTATTGACAAG ATGCAGGCGAGCCATGCATCAGAGGTGAACGCCGTTCATGAGGAGCTCAGTCAACTCCAGGACAGCAGCAGAGAGACACATGAAAAATTAGAGGACCAG attgcATCTCTCCAAGCAGAGAAGAGTAAACTAGCTCTGGAAAAGTCATCACTTCAGACTAGCCTTGATGATGGTAGCAGCGATTTCATTGAAAAGGAAAGCAAACTTCAACAAGAAAAG TCCGAACTGCgaacaaatattgaaaatcttAAGAAACAACTCGCAGAGAAGGACACAAGTCTCGAGCAGCTTAGCAAAGAGTTAAAGAAGGAAAAATCGACATTGGAGGAGAAACTCCGCGTTGAATCGTTGATGAGTATGAAGCTTGGTGAACTTGAGACGTTGAAGCATGATCTGAATGAGAAAGTGGTCGGTTTGGAGAAAGATTTGGCGACGGCTGTGACTACTTACCAATCCAAG CTTGAAGTCAGTGTGAAGAAGGAAAAGGAACTAGAGCAAATGCTTGAACAGAAAGAAGGCCGCCAGGTCGACATGCAGAAAAAGATCGAG GTGCTAGAACGGGAGGTGGCCAAGTCATGCAATCAGTGCCTCAACTATGAAGAGCAACTGGTCCGTCTGCAGGAAAACTTCAGG GACACTACCGAAAGATGCAATCAGCTcgaaaaaaatttgaagaattccAACCACACGACGACGGAGCTACAGGACAAACTTGCCACAACGGAGTTAGACTTGAAAAATTCCATGGACAATGAAATCGCCTTGAATCTGTCTCTTGAACAAATGAGTGAG ATCAAGAAGAGTTTGGATGGAAAGTTGATCGATCTTGATGCTTCATTGGCATCCATGAGACGGGATAAGAACTCACTTGAGGAGGAAAAG GTTATCCTTGAAGACAAGATAGTTGAGCTAAAACGTCAGGAATCAAACAACCAAGATGTCATCTTGAGTCTTAATAAGGACCTGGATTCGTCGAAGTCAAATCTAGAGAAAGTTGCCTGGGACAAAGAAAAG GAATTATCTAGTCAAAATGATGCCAAGCAGCTGCTGATAAATCAAAAGTTGGAACTGCAGAATTTGATCAAGGGGCTTCAGATACAATCTGATAAG CTTCGGCGAGACTTGGATGAATCTAAAGAAGTTGCTAACCATGTTCAGACCATGCTCCGGGAGGCGAACTCAAAGTTACAAGATGAGCTG GCAGCAGAGTCCAGCCTGAAAACTTCCCTTCAGAACGAACTCGACGAGATGCGAGCTAGAATGAACATGCAGATATCCGCCCTGAATGAAAACCTCGGCACGATCCGTTCGGATCTAAACAGTGCTAATCAAATCCTCAAACAGAAAGATCAACAGATTGATGAAACTTCAGGCCAACGGTTGG AACTGGAAGCCAAACTAGACAACAACAACGACGAGAGGCGCGTTTTATTAGAACGGTGCTTGTCAAGTGAAACGGAATGTGAAAAGTTACGTGAGAAGACAGCCGAGATGAGACGGAGACTGGACGATTCGCAGGCAGCCCTGCAAGAACTTGGGCGGGAAAACCAGTCATTGCAGATACAGTCGTCAAAAACAACAAATCGCAAGTGGCTTGATGATAAAGACACTGCAAACTGCCTTGCCTGTGATAAAGCTTTCTCTGTGACCGTCAGAAGG CATCATTGCCGTAATTGTGGCCACATCTACTGCAATGAGTGCTCATCAAGAATGGCGCCTATCGCATCCTCCAAGAAACCCGTCCGCGTCTGCGATTCCTGCTTCATAGAACTCGGCCAGCACAGATCAAACTCAATCACTCTGTCCACAAAGTCATAG